The DNA region ATCCTGCAGGTTTCCACCTTTACTGATGAGGTCGGTTGATGGATCGTACACTTTTTTGTCGAGTTCAACGCGGTAGGGTTTTGTGGCCTGTGCAACGATGGTGACTCCTTCAATGTCTTTGGTCGGTGCTAAAGTCGAGGAGCTTTCTGCTTCCACGGTGAAGTTTCCGAGATTTCCGGGAGTTCTGATTTGTTTGTTTAAAGTCGATTTCTTGAAGTCGATCGCTTCGATGGTGATGTCGTAATTTCCGGGAGCGAGAGCGAGTTTGTATTCGCCTTTCTCGTCGGATAAAGTGGCGTCGCTGAAGAGTTTGTTCGCCTTGTTGCTGAAGGTTACCGATGCGTAGGGAACAGCTTGGTTCTGTTTGTCGGTGATTTTTCCCGAGATGTTGATTTTTTCCTGTGCAAACGCCAAACTTGCTGCACCCAAAACGAAAGTTAGTCCTAAAGTCCGTTTTCTGATAATTGATGTGATCTCAATCTTATTCGTCATACTTTTAGTTTATACCAATACAGATGGTTTTTATTGACATTAGTTAAATCGATTGATGTTATAAATAATGTTAAACTTTAGTATTGGTGTTAAAATTTACTTTTTATGATTTTTTTATTTGTTAAACCTCATAGGTTTGCCAAACCTATGAGGTTTCCCTGCTTAATGAATTTATTTAATGTTCTTCGAGTTCAGCCAGTCCTGGTATGCTTTTGCATTCACTGCGTGTTCCGCCGCACTTGCCGTAAACTTGTGGTAACCGAATTTTGCAGGATTGGCGCACATGTAGATGTAGTCGTTCTTTTCGGCGTTTAAAACTGCGTCCACAGAATTTTTGTCGACCACGCAAATCGGTCCGGGCGGAATTCCCACATTTGCATAAGTGTTGTAGGGCGAATCTTCTCTAAGATGTTTGAAGAGTACGCGGCGAATCGGCGCATCCTTGAAATTGTTGGCTTTGGCAACGGCATAGATCACAGTAGGGTCACTTTGCAGCTTCATCCCTTTTTTGTAGCGGTTCAGGTAGAGTCCGGCAACGGTTTTCATTTCGTCGGGTTTTCCGCCGGTTTCTTTGTAAACCAATGAAGCCAATGCATAAATTTGATTTCTCGTAAGTCCCGATTGCTGTTCTTTCTGCTTTCTTTCTGCGTTCCAAAACGTGTTATATTCGTCCTCGAATTTCTTGAAGAATTCCTTTGGAGTTACAGTCCAGAAAAAGTTATAGGTATCAATGAAGAAATATTTCTTGAGATCTTCGGCGCTGGAATATCCTTTTTCGCTGGCAATTTTGTTAAAGTCTGTGGCAAAACGCAGCGAGTCGAGTTCCGTTTTTTTGGCGACTCTTCCCACCATTTGGTAAACCGTGAAGAAATCCCCGATTCTGTAGGTGTTTTCGGTTTGGTTTCCAGCTTTGATCATGTTGACCAAATCGGTATTGTTGGTTCCGGATTTAATCCGATAACGACCGGCGTTGAAAAAACGGTTCAGGTTTTTATCTTTCGCAACTGCAGCAAACGATTCCTTGTTTTTCACAAAAGGCGTGATCGAATCGAGAATCGAGTTGAAATTCGCAGAGTGGGGAATGAGGATGTATCCTTCCTTTTCCACATTGTTGGCAAAATATTTCTGGTAGTATCTGTAGCCGAACCAACCGCCGATAAGCAGTGCCAGTAAAGCGATTCCCGCAAATATTGAACAACCTTTTTTCATAAATAAATTTTGCTTTCTGCCTTCAGCAATCCGCTTTCGGCAATCTTTGTCTTTAGTTTTTGCTGAGAGCGGAAAGCCGACAGCGGATTGCTTCATAAATCAATTTTTCCCCTAAACACCTGTTTCGCGGGTCCTTCTAACCAAATATTTTTAAAGGAATCCCCGTCTTTATCGGCATATACTTTCAGGTTTCCGCCGAGAACTTTCACTTTGACAGAGGTTTGGTTTTTGTCCTTCATAAAAACCAACGCAGAAGCGGTGACTCCCGTTCCGCAGCTGTAGGTCTCGTCTTCCACGCCGCGTTCGTAGGTTCTTACGAAGATTTCGCCATCCGAGATTTCTTCGGCAAAGTTCACATTGATTCCTTCAGTTTTGTAAGTCGCAGAATTTCTTATTTCGTTACCGTTCGTATAAACTTCATAGTTTTCGACATCGTCCACAAATTTCACGAAATGTGGAGAACCAGTGTTCAGCTCAAAATTTCCGTCGAGGTTCTTAATGGAGTTCACGTCGCCCATTTTCAGCTTCACAATACCGTTTTTAATCTCGGCTTCGTGTAATCCGTCAATGGCGATAAAGGTTGTTCTGTCCTCGAAAATATCCAGGAAGTGGGCAAAAGCCACGATACATCTTCCGCCGTTTCCGCACATGGTGCTTTCGTTTCCGTCGGAATTGTAGTACACCATTTTGAAATCAGGAAATTCTGAAATTGCTCCCTTTAGGGTCGGGGTAAATATTTCAGAGTTTTCGGATTGTACTTCATTAGCTGAAGAATCTGGATCAGCAACTTTTTTTTCCTCAATCCTAAAGGATGAAAAAGTTTCTGTTGCATTCTCAAGAAGGATCAAGCCGTCGCCGCCGATTCCGAATCTTCGGTCGCACAGTTTCTCGATCAGCGCTCTGTCTTTCGGGAACTGCAGGTCGCGGTTGTCGATCATCACGAAGTCGTTTCCTGTTCCCTGATATTTAAAAAATTCCATCATAAAAAAAGCGGAAAAATCCGCTGTTGAATTGGGTTTGCAAAGATACTTATTTCGTGGGAAACCGCGAAGGGGAGCGGTGTTAAAGTAATCACAAAAATGAGAGAGAGATAAGGTGTTCGAGATTCGGAAAAGATCAACTTAGGAAGTATTGGAAATCTTCACTACTATATTGCCCTTTTTCCTTTCCGTGTCCACATATCGGTGTGCTGCCACAATTTCGTCGAGCGTAAAAATCTGGTCAATCACGGGACTGAGTTTGTTGGTGGTGAACATCTCTTTCAAAAACTCGAGCTGTTCCACGCTTTCTGATGCGACTTCGAGTCCGCCGACGGTTTTGTAGATTCCCTTTTCCTTGAGTAGTTTCCTTGCGGTTTTTCTGTCGAGTTTTCCGACGGCGTCAAAAACGATGTCGAATTTTTTTTGGAGTTTTTCCAAGCTTCCATCACGGTAGTCGATTTGCTCATCCGAACCGAGACTTTTTACCAGATCGAAATTTGTCCGGCTGCAAACTGCGGTGACATTTTTTCCAAAATACTTCGCGACCTGTACCGCGGAAGTCCCGACAGAACC from Chryseobacterium suipulveris includes:
- the mltG gene encoding endolytic transglycosylase MltG; amino-acid sequence: MKKGCSIFAGIALLALLIGGWFGYRYYQKYFANNVEKEGYILIPHSANFNSILDSITPFVKNKESFAAVAKDKNLNRFFNAGRYRIKSGTNNTDLVNMIKAGNQTENTYRIGDFFTVYQMVGRVAKKTELDSLRFATDFNKIASEKGYSSAEDLKKYFFIDTYNFFWTVTPKEFFKKFEDEYNTFWNAERKQKEQQSGLTRNQIYALASLVYKETGGKPDEMKTVAGLYLNRYKKGMKLQSDPTVIYAVAKANNFKDAPIRRVLFKHLREDSPYNTYANVGIPPGPICVVDKNSVDAVLNAEKNDYIYMCANPAKFGYHKFTASAAEHAVNAKAYQDWLNSKNIK
- the dapF gene encoding diaminopimelate epimerase produces the protein MEFFKYQGTGNDFVMIDNRDLQFPKDRALIEKLCDRRFGIGGDGLILLENATETFSSFRIEEKKVADPDSSANEVQSENSEIFTPTLKGAISEFPDFKMVYYNSDGNESTMCGNGGRCIVAFAHFLDIFEDRTTFIAIDGLHEAEIKNGIVKLKMGDVNSIKNLDGNFELNTGSPHFVKFVDDVENYEVYTNGNEIRNSATYKTEGINVNFAEEISDGEIFVRTYERGVEDETYSCGTGVTASALVFMKDKNQTSVKVKVLGGNLKVYADKDGDSFKNIWLEGPAKQVFRGKIDL
- a CDS encoding NAD(P)-dependent alcohol dehydrogenase, producing MKVGGVLKLVLRFALGFSKPRKPVLGTVVSGIVEEVGDKCSKFKKGDEIFAMTGFRFGAYAEYIALKESSVIALKPENSTFEDAAAIVFGGTSAIYFLEKAEIRNDSVQDVLVYGATGSVGTSAVQVAKYFGKNVTAVCSRTNFDLVKSLGSDEQIDYRDGSLEKLQKKFDIVFDAVGKLDRKTARKLLKEKGIYKTVGGLEVASESVEQLEFLKEMFTTNKLSPVIDQIFTLDEIVAAHRYVDTERKKGNIVVKISNTS